One window from the genome of Micromonospora aurantiaca ATCC 27029 encodes:
- a CDS encoding LppM family (lipo)protein gives MNTRLRRSRAFGLAVCLALVAILSGCMQLNLGLTVNDDDTVSGQLLLTAPKSVLKQRNPDPAVAFAELRPNIPSLPPGAETRYEDATSYGIQITYRKTPLAQFTSESVNLVRDDDLIRFSLPLDPKKYGGKFGQQDPRQQQAFMTLMEFEISVTFPGRVLDTNGTITGRSVSWKVVANQPKPAELRAIAQAPPPPATSPAAVVTGDGSFPWLPVVAGAVVLLLVVAVVVVLLLRRRGSRGAPATTATTGPGAPTGPGAPAGPAPAATTGPAAPGTPAAPAPPAGPPA, from the coding sequence ATGAATACGAGACTCCGCCGCAGCCGGGCATTCGGCCTCGCGGTGTGTCTCGCCCTCGTGGCGATATTGAGCGGCTGCATGCAGCTCAACCTCGGGCTGACCGTGAACGACGACGACACCGTCTCCGGTCAGCTCCTGCTCACCGCGCCGAAGTCCGTGCTCAAGCAGCGGAACCCGGACCCGGCGGTGGCGTTCGCCGAACTGCGGCCGAACATTCCCTCACTTCCACCCGGAGCGGAGACCCGGTACGAGGACGCCACCTCGTACGGCATTCAGATCACGTACCGGAAAACGCCGCTGGCGCAATTCACGAGCGAAAGCGTGAATCTTGTCCGGGACGATGATCTCATTCGCTTCTCGCTTCCGCTGGACCCCAAGAAATACGGCGGCAAGTTCGGGCAGCAGGATCCGCGCCAGCAACAGGCGTTCATGACCTTGATGGAGTTCGAGATCTCGGTGACGTTCCCCGGCCGGGTGCTCGACACCAACGGCACGATCACCGGACGCTCGGTCAGCTGGAAGGTGGTCGCCAACCAGCCCAAGCCGGCCGAGTTGCGCGCCATCGCCCAGGCGCCCCCGCCGCCCGCCACCAGCCCGGCAGCAGTGGTGACCGGTGACGGCTCCTTCCCCTGGCTGCCGGTCGTCGCCGGCGCGGTCGTCCTGCTGCTGGTCGTCGCCGTGGTGGTCGTGCTCCTGCTGCGGCGCCGGGGCTCCCGCGGCGCCCCGGCCACGACGGCCACCACCGGTCCGGGCGCCCCCACCGGCCCGGGAGCGCCCGCCGGACCGGCACCCGCGGCCACCACGGGACCGGCCGCGCCCGGCACCCCGGCCGCACCGGCGCCACCCGCCGGTCCGCCGGCCTGA
- a CDS encoding carboxypeptidase-like regulatory domain-containing protein gives MTGAIEAAVADVASWLAGAAGEPVPVGPPRDDPDGGLTVWPLELRPARQTATGGATREPYRFVVRLLVSGGGPAALPALDRVLAAATTAGRPELVLAAGDPALWRALGVAPRPALLLDAPARVERPVPVAPPVRQPLRLRQLGMRTLHGRVVGPQDQPLAAVRVELVGAAQATETDAAGRFRLAGVPHDPDAPDAPVRIRLTGAGRVHAAELDPAGDGLIVVRAPD, from the coding sequence ATGACCGGCGCGATCGAGGCGGCCGTCGCGGACGTCGCGAGCTGGCTGGCCGGGGCCGCGGGCGAACCCGTACCGGTCGGTCCGCCGCGCGACGACCCCGACGGCGGTCTCACGGTCTGGCCGCTGGAGCTGCGGCCGGCCCGGCAGACCGCGACCGGCGGCGCGACGCGCGAGCCGTACCGGTTCGTGGTCCGCCTGCTGGTCTCCGGCGGCGGGCCGGCGGCGCTGCCCGCGCTGGACCGGGTGCTCGCCGCCGCCACCACGGCGGGCCGGCCGGAGCTGGTCCTGGCCGCCGGCGACCCGGCGCTGTGGCGGGCGCTGGGCGTGGCGCCCCGGCCCGCGCTGCTGCTGGACGCGCCGGCCCGGGTGGAACGGCCGGTCCCGGTCGCGCCGCCGGTACGGCAGCCGCTGCGGCTGCGGCAACTCGGCATGCGCACGCTGCACGGGCGGGTGGTCGGTCCGCAGGACCAGCCGCTCGCAGCCGTCCGGGTGGAGCTGGTGGGCGCCGCCCAGGCCACCGAGACCGACGCCGCCGGCCGGTTCCGGCTGGCCGGCGTGCCGCACGACCCCGACGCGCCGGACGCCCCGGTGCGGATCCGGCTCACCGGCGCGGGGCGCGTCCACGCCGCCGAGCTCGACCCGGCCGGCGACGGCCTGATCGTCGTCCGCGCCCCCGACTGA
- a CDS encoding MFS transporter: MSSTIDAPAGKRPPAPRAVLTARNGVAVVFALNGLAVASWFSRVPAAREALDLSPSRLGLLLLCVSAGSLLAMPTAGLVAQRLGPARTVAVSVVLVTLGLTGAGLAASLAGSVVGVGFGLAAFGFGSGLCDVAMNVEGAAVEKRLGRTILPRFHAAWSLGSVAGAGLGAGAARLDVPVGVHLPVLSVLVLVGTLLGARAFLAAPAEAAGDGQPAARRRALLAAWREPRTLLVGLLVLVMAFTEGSANDWLAVAFVDGYGVDEAVGAAVFGVFVVGMTLGRTVGTVAIDRWGRVPVLYATIATASAGAALAVLAGSGPLAVVGVALWGLGASLGFPVGMSAAADDEDKAPARVSVVAVIGYTAFLAGPPLLGFLGDHFGVLSALGVVPLLLLPTLALVPVLRERPAAPDAQAGAPAAKVG; this comes from the coding sequence GTGAGCAGCACCATCGACGCGCCGGCCGGGAAGCGGCCACCGGCGCCCCGGGCGGTGCTGACCGCCCGCAACGGCGTCGCCGTCGTCTTCGCCCTCAACGGGCTCGCGGTGGCGAGCTGGTTCTCCCGGGTTCCGGCGGCCCGCGAGGCGCTCGACCTCAGCCCGAGCCGGCTCGGACTGCTGCTGCTCTGCGTGTCGGCGGGTTCGCTGCTGGCCATGCCGACCGCCGGCCTGGTCGCCCAGCGGCTCGGGCCCGCGCGCACGGTGGCCGTATCGGTGGTGCTCGTCACGCTCGGCCTGACCGGGGCCGGTCTCGCCGCCAGCCTGGCCGGATCGGTCGTCGGGGTCGGGTTCGGGCTCGCCGCGTTCGGCTTCGGCTCCGGCCTGTGCGACGTGGCGATGAACGTCGAGGGCGCCGCGGTGGAGAAGCGCCTCGGCCGCACGATCCTTCCCCGCTTCCACGCCGCCTGGAGCCTCGGCTCGGTGGCCGGGGCCGGGCTGGGCGCCGGCGCCGCCCGGCTGGACGTACCCGTCGGGGTGCACCTGCCGGTCCTGTCCGTGCTGGTCCTGGTCGGCACGCTGCTCGGCGCCCGGGCGTTCCTCGCCGCACCTGCCGAGGCGGCCGGCGACGGGCAGCCGGCGGCCCGGCGGCGGGCGCTGCTGGCCGCCTGGCGCGAGCCCCGCACGCTGCTGGTCGGGCTGTTGGTGCTGGTCATGGCGTTCACCGAGGGCAGCGCCAACGACTGGCTCGCGGTGGCGTTCGTGGACGGGTACGGGGTCGACGAGGCCGTCGGCGCCGCCGTGTTCGGCGTGTTCGTGGTGGGCATGACGCTCGGCCGCACCGTCGGCACCGTCGCCATCGACAGGTGGGGGCGGGTGCCGGTGCTGTACGCGACCATCGCGACGGCGTCCGCCGGCGCGGCGCTCGCCGTGCTGGCCGGGTCCGGCCCGCTCGCCGTGGTCGGCGTCGCGCTGTGGGGACTCGGCGCCTCGCTCGGCTTCCCGGTCGGGATGAGCGCCGCCGCCGACGACGAGGACAAGGCCCCGGCCCGGGTGAGCGTGGTGGCGGTGATCGGTTACACCGCCTTCCTGGCCGGGCCGCCGCTGCTCGGCTTCCTCGGCGACCACTTCGGGGTGCTGTCCGCGCTCGGCGTGGTGCCGCTGCTCCTGCTGCCCACGCTCGCGCTGGTGCCGGTGCTGCGGGAGCGTCCCGCCGCGCCGGACGCGCAGGCCGGTGCCCCGGCGGCGAAGGTCGGCTGA
- the paaI gene encoding hydroxyphenylacetyl-CoA thioesterase PaaI, with translation MSGDGGRTAAHDMFDADVASKGLGIELVSAGDGAAVARMRVTPSMLNGHAIGHGGFVFLLADTAFALACNSHGPATVAAGGEISFLRPVREGDLLEAYATERVRHGRSGIYDVSVRRGDEVVAEFRGRSRTIARD, from the coding sequence ATGAGCGGTGACGGCGGCCGTACCGCGGCGCACGACATGTTCGACGCCGACGTGGCGTCCAAGGGGCTCGGCATCGAACTCGTCTCGGCCGGCGACGGCGCGGCGGTCGCTCGGATGCGGGTCACCCCGTCGATGCTCAACGGGCACGCGATCGGGCACGGCGGCTTCGTGTTCCTGCTCGCCGACACCGCGTTCGCGCTGGCGTGCAACAGCCACGGCCCGGCCACGGTGGCGGCCGGCGGCGAGATCAGCTTCCTGCGCCCGGTACGCGAGGGCGACCTGCTGGAGGCGTACGCCACCGAGCGGGTCCGGCACGGCCGCAGCGGGATCTACGACGTGAGCGTGCGACGCGGGGACGAGGTGGTGGCCGAGTTCCGGGGCCGCAGCCGCACCATCGCCCGCGACTGA
- a CDS encoding phage tail sheath family protein — protein sequence MPTYFSPGIYVEEVPSGARPIGPVGMSTAAFVGVAPDRGAHVGEALAVNSWTEFLRLYADGEQLESTPLARAVFGFLDNGGTRCWVVNVGEGGRLTGTGGRRGGLELLEAIDEISILAAPGYHDPVSHEALISMAERLRTMVAICDPPPEVTDVSRLTRVGTPGKPPKPASAGSAASSDKPAEGTPGDGDGEPPGTGGDRPRQSDFATFYFPWIRVRDPLSGDLVLTPPSGHVAGIWARTDALRGVHKAPANEPVRGAVDLAYRVTRPEHDVLNPKGVNVIRFFAGEGIRLWGARTLAAEASEWRYLNVRRLSISIEQAIANGTRWMVFEPNDFTLWRSIRRDIGAFLTRVWRDGALLGRTPEEAFFVKCDEETNPADVRDAGMVVAHIGIAVVKPAEFVVFKLSQWAGGTETETIGG from the coding sequence ATGCCCACCTACTTCTCCCCCGGCATCTACGTCGAGGAGGTGCCCAGCGGGGCCCGCCCGATCGGGCCGGTCGGCATGAGCACCGCCGCGTTCGTCGGGGTCGCGCCCGACCGCGGCGCCCACGTCGGCGAGGCGCTGGCGGTGAACAGCTGGACCGAGTTCCTGCGGCTCTACGCCGACGGCGAGCAGCTGGAGAGCACCCCGCTGGCCCGCGCCGTGTTCGGCTTCCTGGACAACGGCGGCACCCGCTGCTGGGTCGTCAACGTCGGCGAGGGCGGCCGGCTCACCGGCACCGGCGGGCGGCGCGGCGGCCTGGAACTGCTGGAGGCCATCGACGAGATCTCCATCCTGGCCGCGCCCGGCTACCACGACCCGGTGTCGCACGAGGCCCTGATCAGCATGGCCGAGCGGCTGCGCACCATGGTCGCGATCTGCGACCCGCCGCCGGAGGTCACCGACGTCTCCCGGCTCACCCGCGTCGGCACGCCGGGCAAGCCGCCCAAGCCCGCGTCGGCCGGCTCGGCCGCGTCGTCCGACAAACCCGCCGAGGGTACGCCGGGCGACGGCGACGGCGAACCGCCCGGCACCGGCGGCGACCGGCCCCGGCAGTCGGACTTCGCCACCTTCTACTTCCCGTGGATCCGGGTCCGCGACCCGCTCAGCGGCGACCTCGTGCTCACCCCGCCGAGCGGGCACGTCGCCGGCATCTGGGCCCGCACCGACGCGCTGCGCGGCGTGCACAAGGCGCCCGCCAACGAGCCGGTACGCGGCGCGGTCGACCTCGCGTACCGGGTGACCCGGCCCGAGCACGACGTGCTCAACCCCAAGGGCGTCAACGTGATCCGCTTCTTCGCCGGGGAGGGCATCCGGCTGTGGGGCGCCCGTACGCTCGCCGCCGAAGCCAGCGAGTGGCGCTACCTGAACGTGCGGCGGCTGTCCATCTCCATCGAACAGGCCATCGCCAACGGCACCCGGTGGATGGTGTTCGAGCCGAACGACTTCACGCTGTGGCGCTCGATCCGCCGCGACATCGGGGCGTTCCTCACCCGGGTGTGGCGCGACGGCGCGCTGCTCGGCCGTACGCCCGAGGAGGCGTTCTTCGTCAAGTGCGACGAGGAGACCAACCCCGCCGACGTCCGCGACGCCGGGATGGTGGTGGCCCACATCGGCATCGCTGTGGTCAAGCCCGCGGAGTTCGTGGTGTTCAAGCTGAGCCAGTGGGCCGGCGGCACCGAGACCGAGACGATCGGAGGCTGA
- a CDS encoding FluC/FEX family fluoride channel codes for MSDPRVDPDVDLRVPADRTELSAHPAVVLGVIAAGGVSGALARAGAQAAVPHQPGEFPWATFSVNVVGCLLIGVLMAVLAARPAHPLTRPFLGVGVLGGFTTFSAYAVDAQRLLTDGAAGTAGVYLAATVLGALAAVATGDTVTARLLAARDGSRR; via the coding sequence GTGTCCGATCCCCGCGTCGACCCGGACGTCGATCTGCGCGTACCGGCGGACCGGACGGAACTGTCCGCGCACCCGGCAGTCGTACTCGGCGTGATCGCCGCCGGTGGCGTGTCCGGCGCGCTCGCACGGGCGGGCGCCCAGGCGGCGGTGCCGCACCAGCCCGGCGAGTTCCCGTGGGCCACGTTCTCCGTCAACGTGGTCGGGTGCCTGCTCATCGGCGTGCTGATGGCGGTGCTCGCCGCCCGCCCGGCCCACCCGCTGACCCGGCCGTTCCTCGGCGTCGGCGTACTCGGCGGGTTCACCACGTTCTCCGCGTACGCGGTCGACGCGCAGCGGCTGCTGACCGACGGCGCGGCCGGTACGGCGGGCGTCTACCTGGCCGCGACTGTGCTCGGCGCGCTGGCGGCGGTCGCCACCGGGGACACCGTGACCGCCCGGCTGCTGGCCGCCCGCGACGGGAGCCGACGGTGA
- a CDS encoding LacI family DNA-binding transcriptional regulator: MGTPTTRPATLDDVARDAGVSRATASRVLGGYGFTSTDARARVRAAAERLDYVPDLAARALVRGAGVRLVVAVVGRDDTVLDDPYVHRVVSAASRVCAPHGVGVALEWLPLADPSGLTRLGTDRGVCGVILVNTTQAALDAVPPRLRGRVASIGQGSATVPSFDVDNAGGAGEVLRHLYATGRRRIVMVTGPRWLSCAERSVTTYRELMRESGSPERLVTGDFTTARGGRAALEALRRWPDADAVYAASDATAFGVIAALRGRGVRVPHDVAVAGFDDLPYAAISSPPLTTATHPVDRIAAAAATAVLTRAPVAPSTAFPSTLVTRESA; the protein is encoded by the coding sequence ATGGGAACGCCGACCACACGCCCCGCCACGCTCGACGACGTGGCCCGCGACGCCGGGGTGTCCCGGGCCACCGCCTCCCGGGTGCTCGGCGGCTACGGGTTCACCTCGACGGACGCCCGCGCCCGGGTGCGGGCCGCCGCCGAGCGCCTCGACTACGTGCCGGACCTCGCGGCCCGGGCGCTGGTGCGCGGAGCAGGCGTACGCCTGGTGGTGGCGGTGGTGGGCCGCGACGACACGGTGCTGGACGACCCGTACGTGCACCGGGTGGTGAGCGCGGCGTCGCGGGTGTGCGCGCCGCACGGCGTCGGCGTGGCCCTGGAGTGGCTGCCGCTGGCCGACCCGTCGGGGCTGACCCGGCTCGGCACCGACCGGGGCGTCTGCGGGGTGATCCTGGTCAACACGACCCAGGCGGCGCTGGACGCGGTGCCGCCGAGGCTGCGCGGCCGCGTCGCCTCGATCGGCCAGGGCTCGGCGACGGTGCCGTCGTTCGACGTCGACAACGCCGGTGGCGCGGGCGAGGTGCTGCGTCATCTGTACGCCACCGGCCGGCGCCGCATCGTCATGGTCACCGGGCCGCGCTGGCTGAGCTGCGCCGAGCGTTCGGTCACCACGTACCGGGAGCTGATGCGGGAGTCGGGGTCGCCGGAGCGGCTGGTCACCGGCGACTTCACCACGGCACGGGGCGGCCGGGCGGCGCTGGAGGCGCTGCGCCGGTGGCCGGACGCCGACGCGGTCTACGCGGCCAGCGACGCCACCGCGTTCGGCGTGATCGCCGCGCTGCGCGGGCGCGGTGTGCGGGTGCCGCACGACGTGGCGGTGGCCGGGTTCGACGACCTGCCGTACGCGGCGATCAGCAGCCCGCCGCTGACCACCGCGACCCACCCGGTCGACCGGATCGCTGCCGCTGCGGCCACGGCCGTGCTGACGCGCGCGCCGGTCGCCCCGAGCACCGCGTTCCCGTCGACGCTGGTCACCCGGGAGAGCGCCTGA
- a CDS encoding phage tail protein — MPTTATPQPGAPVDPYRAYHFKLLINGITNGHFTEVSGFEVAIPALSYREAGNERIRAVPGQVEYAPVTLHFGLTSSRELWDWVNAAAKGTVNRRNVSVVLLDPAGTAEVLRWNMINAWPTRWRGAHLNTLSQEIAIEALTLAYEGLELEAGGAAAPATA; from the coding sequence ATGCCCACCACTGCGACGCCGCAGCCGGGAGCACCCGTCGACCCGTACCGGGCGTACCACTTCAAGCTGCTGATCAACGGCATCACCAACGGGCACTTCACCGAGGTCAGCGGCTTCGAGGTGGCGATTCCGGCGCTGTCGTACCGGGAGGCGGGCAACGAGCGCATCCGGGCCGTGCCGGGACAGGTCGAGTACGCCCCGGTCACCCTCCACTTCGGCCTGACCAGCTCGCGCGAGCTGTGGGACTGGGTGAACGCGGCGGCGAAGGGCACAGTCAACCGGCGCAACGTGTCGGTGGTGCTGCTGGACCCGGCCGGCACCGCCGAGGTGCTGCGCTGGAACATGATCAACGCGTGGCCGACCCGGTGGCGGGGCGCGCACCTGAACACGCTGTCGCAGGAGATCGCCATCGAGGCGCTGACCCTGGCGTACGAGGGCCTGGAGCTGGAGGCCGGCGGTGCCGCCGCCCCGGCGACCGCGTGA
- a CDS encoding nitroreductase/quinone reductase family protein: MGGVMTWMYRGGRPNRLARMMNALSAWQYGAGLAPRHWVTMEVPGRRTGRTVSVPIVVADHDGERYVVSMLGERANWVANVRAAGGRVVLRRRRREPVRLVEVPVAQRPPILRRHLALAPGARAHVPVDRHAPLAEFAGAAAGIPVFRVVAAEPSAR, encoded by the coding sequence ATGGGCGGAGTCATGACGTGGATGTACCGGGGCGGCCGGCCGAACCGGCTGGCCCGGATGATGAACGCGCTGTCGGCCTGGCAGTACGGCGCCGGCCTCGCCCCGCGGCACTGGGTGACCATGGAGGTGCCGGGCCGTCGCACCGGCCGGACCGTCTCGGTGCCGATCGTCGTCGCCGACCACGACGGCGAGCGTTACGTCGTGTCGATGCTGGGCGAGCGGGCCAACTGGGTGGCGAACGTGCGCGCCGCGGGTGGGCGGGTGGTGCTGCGTCGCCGCCGCCGCGAGCCGGTGCGGCTGGTCGAGGTGCCGGTGGCGCAGCGGCCACCGATCCTGCGCCGTCACCTGGCGCTCGCCCCGGGCGCACGGGCGCACGTGCCGGTGGACCGGCACGCCCCGCTCGCCGAGTTCGCAGGGGCCGCCGCGGGCATCCCGGTGTTCCGGGTCGTGGCGGCGGAGCCCTCGGCGCGGTGA
- a CDS encoding glycine zipper family protein, with product MIFGILSAAVQVVFGALLGQLAAGTVGLLVGAVVGLLVGAPFGWASASAGTYGADPKGIFLFVIDHTWSLLNTFAGALYLALHLVFGHQLDRVVSAGSGRVNVVEGVSPRYATTIGTVCAGSSPGIQRHEDVHVFQARLLGPFYLPLVALNYVLFTIAPVWLLWHDHTNAPINRFTRYFEIGVYPHVWNEAIAYRIQGTPPR from the coding sequence ATGATCTTCGGCATCCTCAGCGCGGCCGTCCAGGTCGTCTTCGGCGCCCTGCTCGGGCAGCTCGCCGCCGGCACCGTCGGCCTGCTCGTCGGCGCGGTCGTCGGCCTGCTCGTCGGCGCGCCGTTCGGCTGGGCGTCCGCCTCGGCCGGCACGTACGGCGCCGACCCGAAGGGGATCTTCCTCTTCGTGATCGACCACACGTGGAGCCTGCTCAACACGTTCGCCGGGGCGCTCTACCTGGCGCTGCACCTGGTCTTCGGTCACCAGCTCGACCGGGTCGTCTCGGCCGGCAGCGGACGGGTCAACGTCGTCGAGGGCGTCTCCCCCCGGTACGCCACCACGATCGGCACCGTCTGCGCCGGGTCCAGCCCGGGCATCCAGCGGCACGAGGACGTGCACGTGTTCCAGGCCCGGCTGCTCGGCCCGTTCTACCTGCCGCTGGTGGCGCTCAACTACGTGCTGTTCACCATCGCACCGGTGTGGCTGCTCTGGCACGACCACACCAACGCGCCGATCAACCGGTTCACCCGCTACTTCGAGATCGGCGTCTACCCGCACGTGTGGAACGAGGCCATCGCGTACCGCATCCAGGGGACGCCACCGCGATGA
- the paaK gene encoding phenylacetate--CoA ligase PaaK: MEERTPRPDELDPVERIGVDELRALQLDRLRHSLRHAYDNVPHYRRAFDALGAHPGDLRELADLARFPFTAKAELRENYPFGMFAVPRERVARLHASSGTTGRPTVVGYTRADLDTWAKLMARSIRAAGGRRGDRVHVAYGYGLFTGGLGAHYGAEELGCTVVPVSGGMTERQVMLIRDLEPEVIMVTPSYMLAIVDEMERQGVDPRATSLRVGVFGAEPWTEDMRRELEQRLDMHALDIYGLSEVMGPGVAVECVETKDGLHLWEDHFYPEIIDPVSGEVLPDGERGELVLTSLTKEAMPVVRYRTRDLTRLLPGTARPMRRIEKITGRTDDMMIVRGVNVFPTQIEELILRTPALSPHFQCVLDRRGRLDTLTVHVERRAGAAADEAERAGATLVEQVKNTIGVSVAVRVIEPDGVERSMGKMRRIVDQRRES; this comes from the coding sequence GTGGAGGAGCGCACGCCCCGTCCGGACGAGCTGGATCCCGTCGAGCGGATCGGTGTCGACGAGCTGCGCGCGCTGCAACTGGACCGGCTGCGGCACTCGCTGCGGCACGCGTACGACAACGTGCCCCACTACCGGCGCGCGTTCGACGCCCTCGGCGCCCACCCCGGCGACCTGCGTGAGCTGGCCGACCTGGCCCGCTTCCCGTTCACCGCGAAGGCGGAGCTGCGCGAGAACTACCCGTTCGGCATGTTCGCGGTGCCCCGCGAGCGTGTCGCCCGGCTGCACGCCTCCTCCGGCACCACCGGCCGTCCCACAGTGGTCGGCTACACCCGCGCCGACCTGGACACCTGGGCGAAGCTCATGGCCCGCTCGATCCGGGCTGCCGGGGGCCGCCGCGGCGACCGGGTGCACGTCGCGTACGGCTACGGGCTGTTCACCGGCGGTCTCGGCGCGCACTACGGCGCCGAGGAACTGGGCTGCACCGTCGTCCCGGTGTCCGGCGGCATGACCGAGCGCCAGGTCATGCTGATCCGCGACCTGGAGCCGGAGGTCATCATGGTGACCCCCAGCTACATGCTCGCCATCGTGGACGAGATGGAACGTCAGGGCGTCGACCCGCGCGCCACCTCGCTGCGTGTCGGTGTCTTCGGCGCCGAGCCGTGGACCGAGGACATGCGCCGCGAGCTGGAGCAGCGCCTGGACATGCACGCGCTCGACATCTACGGCCTGTCCGAGGTGATGGGCCCGGGTGTGGCGGTCGAGTGCGTGGAGACCAAGGACGGCCTGCACCTGTGGGAGGACCACTTCTATCCGGAGATCATCGACCCGGTCAGCGGGGAGGTGCTGCCCGACGGGGAGCGGGGTGAGCTGGTGCTGACCTCGCTGACCAAGGAGGCCATGCCGGTGGTCCGCTACCGCACCCGCGACCTGACCCGGCTGCTGCCCGGCACCGCCCGTCCGATGCGGCGGATCGAGAAGATCACCGGGCGTACCGACGACATGATGATCGTCCGGGGAGTGAACGTCTTCCCGACCCAGATCGAGGAGCTGATCCTGCGTACCCCGGCCCTGTCGCCGCACTTCCAGTGCGTGCTCGACCGGCGGGGCCGGCTCGACACGCTCACCGTGCACGTGGAGCGACGCGCGGGCGCCGCCGCCGACGAGGCCGAGCGGGCCGGCGCGACGCTGGTCGAGCAGGTCAAGAACACCATCGGGGTGTCAGTGGCGGTACGGGTCATCGAGCCGGACGGGGTGGAACGCTCGATGGGCAAGATGCGCCGCATCGTCGACCAGCGGCGGGAGTCCTGA
- a CDS encoding fluoride efflux transporter FluC, with protein MTVLLIALGAAIGAPLRYLTDRAVQARHGSPFPWGTLTVNVAGSLLLGGLLAAPVGPGVTALAGTGFCGALTTWSTLSYETLRLARTGKRHLAYANVALSVVAGLGAAFLGYVLVTALSG; from the coding sequence GTGACAGTCCTGCTGATCGCGCTCGGCGCCGCTATCGGCGCGCCGCTGCGCTACCTGACCGACCGGGCGGTGCAGGCCCGGCACGGCTCACCGTTCCCGTGGGGCACGCTGACCGTCAACGTGGCCGGGTCGCTGCTGCTCGGCGGCCTGCTCGCGGCGCCCGTCGGACCGGGCGTGACAGCGCTGGCCGGCACCGGCTTCTGCGGCGCGCTGACCACCTGGTCCACGCTCAGCTACGAGACGCTGCGCCTGGCCCGCACCGGGAAGCGCCACCTCGCGTACGCGAATGTGGCGCTCAGCGTGGTCGCGGGCCTCGGCGCGGCGTTCCTCGGCTACGTCCTCGTCACCGCGCTGAGCGGCTGA